The following is a genomic window from Chloroflexota bacterium.
GACGTGGCCGAGGGCAACCACGCTGCTCTGGCGTTCTTTCAGCGCGCTGGGTACTATGAGGAGCGTGGCATGTTGGTGAAGATTTCGGCAAGCAGCCAATCAGTGAGGACGTAGCATGAGGGCTTGGCCCCACTACGGATGGGATGCACACGGTGAAGGGAAGATGGATACCCGCGAACGCGGGAATGACGGAATTCGTACGGTCTTGCCTACCGTAGCGCGGGGGCTTGTCCCCCGCTCCCTATATCGGAAGAGGGAAGACGGGCAGCCACTCCGTCACTCCGGCGAAAGCCGGAGTCCAGGAGCTTTGCCATGCAGCCTTTAGGGGGCATAAAGAGGGACCAAAGTAAAGAACAAGCTACCGCCCCGTTCCTGATGCGGGGCCGGAGCCTTGGGAGTTCAGCGTTTGAACCGAAGAAAAATGCGCTAGAGTAATGCGGAGAAGATGGATTCGCTAGACTCACAAACGAAGTGCAACACTTTGCTAAGGTGTTGCCATGGGAACACAGTACAGTCAGCTTACCATTGAAGAGCGGTGTGAAGTGGCCCGACTTCACGCCGCGGGACACTCGTACCGGCAAATTGCTGCAGCTCTGGATCGCGCGCCATCGACGATTTCGCGGGAGGTAAAACGCAATGGGACTCAGAGTGACGGCTACCAAGCGGGGTATGCCGCCGAACAGGCATGGGCGCGGCGCTGGGGAGGCGGCAAGTTGGAACGGGATGACGTTTTGCGGGAGAAAGTGCTGGGGTACTTGCGACAGTGCTGGTCGCCGGAACAGGTGGCA
Proteins encoded in this region:
- a CDS encoding helix-turn-helix domain-containing protein, whose product is MGTQYSQLTIEERCEVARLHAAGHSYRQIAAALDRAPSTISREVKRNGTQSDGYQAGYAAEQAWARRWGGGKLERDDVLREKVLGYLRQCWSPEQVA